The following are encoded in a window of Chionomys nivalis chromosome X, mChiNiv1.1, whole genome shotgun sequence genomic DNA:
- the LOC130867759 gene encoding 40S ribosomal protein S6-like codes for MKLNISFPATGCQKLIEVDDERKLRTFYEKRMATEVAADALGEEWKGYVVRISGGNDKQGFPIKQGVLTHGRVRLLLSKGHSCYRPRRTGERKRKSVRGCIVDANLSVLNLVIVEKGGKDIPGLTDTTVPRRLGPKRASRIRKLFNLSKEDDVRQYVVRKPLNTEGKKPRTKVPKIQRLVTPRVLQHKRRRIALKKQRTKKNKEEAAEYAKLLAKRMKEAKEKRQEQIAKRRRLSSLRASTSRSESSQK; via the coding sequence ATGAAGCtgaatatctccttccctgccacCGGCTGCCAGAAACTCATCGAAGTGGACGATGAACGCAAGCTTCGGACCTTCTATGAGAAGCGCATGGCCACGGAAGTGGCTGCCGATGCCCTGGGTGAAGAGTGGAAGGGTTACGTGGTCCGAATCAGTGGCGGCAATGACAAACAAGGTTTTCCTATAAAACAAGGTGTCCTGACCCATGGCAGAGTGCGCCTGCTGTTGAGTAAAGGGCATTCTTGTTATAGACCAAGGAGAACCGGAGAGAGGAAGCGCAAATCTGTCCGAGGATGCATTGTGGATGCCAATCTGAGTGTTCTCAACTTGGTTATTGtagaaaaaggagggaaggatatTCCTGGACTGACAGATACTACTGTGCCTCGTCGGTTGGGACCTAAAAGAGCTAGCAGAATCCGAAagctttttaatctttctaaagaaGATGATGTCCGCCAGTACGTTGTCAGAAAGCCTTTAAACACAGAAGGTAAGAAGCCCAGGACCAAGGTACCCAAGATTCAGCGTCTTGTGACCCCACGTGTCCTGCAACACAAACGCCGGCGTATTGCTCTGAAGAAGCaacgaacaaagaaaaacaaggaggaggctgcagaatatgctaaacttttggccaagagaatgaaggaagccaaagaaaagcgCCAGGAACAGATTGCCAAGAGGCGAAGACTGTCCTCGCTGAGAGCTTCTACTTCTAGGTCTGAATCCAGTCAAAAATAA